A single genomic interval of Juglans regia cultivar Chandler chromosome 1, Walnut 2.0, whole genome shotgun sequence harbors:
- the LOC118348474 gene encoding uncharacterized protein LOC118348474 has protein sequence MAWNLLTQDSLWANFFKYKYCKGSHVTLVDNRKGSLLWKSIINMVPKVLSHAWWCVKDGQVSCWRDPWLKSGPLVASCDISAQSSLKVRECRIQNGWDVDLLKDLVGESKLEEILDGLGEHKEGAYVLIWKPNLNGDFSSKSAWDCIRVRAPKSKWVSWIWHSALPKKYSVTIWKALNSSLSLVEQISSLGIPLVSKCECCTQGCMKDQDHVLATGMITIEIWQRVSLHM, from the coding sequence ATGGCTTGGAATCTCCTGACCCAAGATTCgctatgggctaattttttcaaatataagtATTGCAAAGGCAGCCATGTGACGTTGGTGGATAATCGTAAAGGTTCATTATTATGGAAAAGTATCATTAATATGGTTCCGAAGGTGCTTAGTCATGCTTGGTGGTGTGTAAAGGATGGACAGGTGTCCTGTTGGCGAGATCCTTGGTTAAAATCAGGTCCTCTGGTAGCGTCATGTGACATCTCTGCACAATCATCTTTAAAAGTTAGAGAATGCCGAATTCAGAATGGATGGGATGTGGACTTGTTAAAAGATCTGGTGGGGGAGTCAAAGCTGGAGGAAATTCTGGATGGTCTAGGGGAGCATAAAGAAGGCGCATATGTGTTGATTTGGAAACCTAATTTGAATGGGGATTTCTCATCTAAGTCGGCATGGGATTGTATCCGTGTTCGTGCGCCAAAATCTAAATGGGTGTCCTGGATATGGCACTCTGCTCTCCCTAAGAAATATTCGGTTACTATTTGGAAGGCTTTAAATTCTAGCCTTAGTCTTGTTGAACAAATTAGTTCTTTGGGTATCCCTCTGGTTTCAAAATGTGAGTGTTGTACTCAGGGATGTATGAAAGATCAAGACCATGTCCTCGCCACAGGGATGATTACAATAGAGATTTGGCAAAGAGTTTCCTTACATATGTGA